The following proteins are encoded in a genomic region of Microtus ochrogaster isolate Prairie Vole_2 chromosome 5, MicOch1.0, whole genome shotgun sequence:
- the LOC101990680 gene encoding LOW QUALITY PROTEIN: olfactory receptor 145-like (The sequence of the model RefSeq protein was modified relative to this genomic sequence to represent the inferred CDS: substituted 1 base at 1 genomic stop codon) codes for MTXGMAPENDSSVKEFILLGLTQQPELQLPLFFLFLGIYVVSMVGNLGLIVLIVLNPHLHTPMYYFLFNLSFTDLCYSSVITPKMLVSFVMQNTISHAECMTQLFFFAFFVIDECFILTAMAYDRYAAICKPLLYKVTMSYQVCFVLMVGGYTMGFVGAMAHTLCMLRLTFCDGNIINHYFCDIPPLLELSCTSTAINELVVFIVVGVSVIVPSLTIFISYTLILSNILRIHSTKGRSKALSTCSSHMIAVSLFFGSSSFIYFKSSPVGSVDQDKISTVFYTVAIPMMNPFIYSLRNKDVKLALSKTLKKRCSLK; via the coding sequence ATGACCTGAGGAATGGCTCCAGAAAATGACTCTTCTGTGAAGGAGTTTATCCTGCTGGGTTTGACACAGCAGCCAGAGCTCcagctgcctctcttcttcctcttcttgggaATCTATGTGGTCTCCATGGTGGGGAACCTTGGCTTGATTGTTCTGATTGTTTTGAACCCTCAcctgcacacccccatgtactaCTTTCTCTTCAACCTTTCCTTCACAGATCTCTGCTACTCCTCTGTCATCACACCCAAAATGCTGGTGAGTTTTGTGATGCAGAACACCATCTCCCATGCAGAGTGCATGACTCAGCTCTTTTTCTTTGCGTTTTTTGTTATTGACGAATGTTTTATTTTGAcagccatggcctatgaccgATATGCTGCCATCTGTAAACCATTGCTTTATAAGGTCACCATGTCCTATCAAGTCTGCTTTGTGTTGATGGTGGGTGGATATACAATGGGATTTGTGGGTGCCATGGCCCATACTCTGTGCATGCTGAGACTCACCTTTTGTGATGGCAACATCATCAATCACTACTTCTGTGACATACCCCCTCTCCTGGAGCTCTCCTGCACAAGTACAGCCATCAATGAGCTGGTGGTTTTCATCGTGGTGGGTGTCAGCGTGATAGTACCCAGTCTCACCATCTTTATTTCTTACACCTTGATCCTCTCTAACATCCTTCGCATCCATTCTACAAAGGGCAGGTCAAAGGCCCTCAGCACTTGCAGCTCACACATGAttgctgtttctctgttcttCGGTTCATCATCATTCATATACTTTAAGTCTTCTCCTGTTGGGTCAGTGGATCAAGATAAGATATCCACCGTGTTTTATACTGTTGCAATTCCCATGATGAATCCTTTCATTTACAGTTTGAGAAACAAAGATGTTAAACTTGCACTGAGtaagactttgaagaaaaggTGTTCACTTAAATAG